The genomic segment TTCAACCTCTTCAGCCGTTGCTTTGTTATCCGGACTGTGTGGTTTTGCAACCATCGGAACAATCTCTTCCAGGTTGTAAAAATGTTCGCTGAAATACTCCGCATCCGGATCACTGTACACACATTCGTATGGTTGATCCGTTCTGGATTTCACATACTCTTCTGTGATTTCATCCGGTTCAACAACACCATTTTTTCCACCGGCTTCAATCGCCATGTTGGTCAGGGTCATTCGGTCTTCCATGGTGAGAGCTTTGATACCCGGTCCGGCAAATTCCATCGCCCGGTAGGTGGCTCCATCTGTTCCAATATCACCGATAATTTTCAGGATAACATCTTTGGCCATCAAATAGGGCGGAAGAGATGTTCCTTCAAATACAAAACGCATCGTTTCGGGCACTTTTACCCAAAGCTTTCCGGTTCCCATAATAAATGCTGCATCCGTATTTCCGATACCGGTTGCAAACTGGCCAAAAGCTCCGGCCGTACAGGTATGAGAATCAGTTCCAAAAAGAACTTCTCCAGGCCGCGTAAAACCTTCTTCGGGAAGAGCTACGTGGCAAACACCCTTGTACCGTTCAGATCCTACATCATAGAAATAGGGCAGATCCTGGTCCGCAGCAAAAGCGCGAAGAATGTCCACATTTCGGTTAGCATATTTATCACTGGTAAAAATGTAATGGTCGGGGAGTATTACGAGTTTCTCTTTATCCCAGACCCGGGCATTTTCACCAAATTCTTTATTAAAAATTCCAATTGCCGGCGGTCCGCAGACGTCGTGGGTCATCAGGACATCAACGTCCACCCATACACTTTCGCCCGGAGAGACATGATCTCTTCCACTGTGATTGGCGATGATTTTTTCTGTAAGCGTCATTCCCATAATTCAGGAGTTGTTCTTTAGTGTTAATAATTAAAAAGTTAGAATTCCCCTTCGAAGGGGGAAGAATCAACAAAGTTGATTAGGGGGATGACTCGTAGCGTAACAGCTATGAGAACACACCCCTGATAGCTTCGCTAAACGCTACGCTATCTGTCCCCTCTCAAGAGGGGAGATTTATTACCCTTCAGCCGCTACCGACTGATCGGGTGTTTGTTTTGTATATTTTGTGTTTGCCATCAATTCAATCAGATCTTCATCACTCACCACTTTCTGTTCATCCGCCAGTTTAGTGACCATGATGTACACTTTATTCAGATCTTCTTTGCTGAGGTGATACCCAAGTTCTTCCAGTTTTTTGCCGAGGGCAAAACGGCCGGAGTGCTTTCCGATTACAATTTTATTTGAGGTTAAC from the Balneolaceae bacterium genome contains:
- a CDS encoding 3-isopropylmalate dehydratase large subunit: MTLTEKIIANHSGRDHVSPGESVWVDVDVLMTHDVCGPPAIGIFNKEFGENARVWDKEKLVILPDHYIFTSDKYANRNVDILRAFAADQDLPYFYDVGSERYKGVCHVALPEEGFTRPGEVLFGTDSHTCTAGAFGQFATGIGNTDAAFIMGTGKLWVKVPETMRFVFEGTSLPPYLMAKDVILKIIGDIGTDGATYRAMEFAGPGIKALTMEDRMTLTNMAIEAGGKNGVVEPDEITEEYVKSRTDQPYECVYSDPDAEYFSEHFYNLEEIVPMVAKPHSPDNKATAEEVEGTPLDRAYIGSCTGGKLSDFKAAAEIIRGNELKIDTYIVPATTEIAKGLETETLFGTPLIEIFKEAGCKIGNASCAACLGGPSDTFGRLQDTEVCISSTNRNYPGRMGSKQSSVYLASPYTVAASAVTGVITDPRVFIQETVI